Proteins encoded together in one Bradyrhizobium sp. CB82 window:
- a CDS encoding GNAT family N-acetyltransferase — MGQTLPKPALRPFLPADVPMLAAIFASAIEELTGDDYSEAQQEAWMAAAGDDEFGRRLASDLTLVATLDGSPVGFASLRGSDHIRMLYVHPAVSGQGIATLLVGALEKLAGSRGATSLTVDASDTAQGFFAKRGYTAQQRNSVTINDEWLANTTMKKTLGAPQ; from the coding sequence ATGGGACAGACTTTGCCAAAGCCCGCCTTGCGGCCGTTCCTGCCGGCCGATGTCCCGATGCTTGCCGCGATCTTCGCGTCAGCGATCGAGGAGCTGACCGGCGACGACTACAGCGAGGCGCAACAGGAAGCCTGGATGGCGGCGGCCGGGGACGACGAGTTTGGCCGCAGGCTGGCCTCCGACCTCACGCTGGTCGCAACGCTGGACGGCTCGCCGGTCGGTTTTGCCTCGCTGCGCGGCAGCGATCACATCCGCATGCTCTACGTGCATCCGGCGGTGAGCGGGCAGGGCATCGCGACCCTGCTCGTCGGTGCTCTGGAGAAGCTGGCCGGCAGCCGTGGCGCCACGAGCCTGACGGTCGATGCCAGCGACACCGCGCAGGGCTTCTTCGCCAAGCGCGGCTACACCGCCCAGCAGCGCAACAGCGTCACGATCAACGACGAATGGCTCGCCAACACCACCATGAAGAAGACGCTCGGAGCA